In Nocardia asteroides, the following proteins share a genomic window:
- a CDS encoding MDR family MFS transporter, translated as MATETARPSVGLRSDRGAVLAALMMSTSLVALDSTIIATGVLTITADLGGFALFPWLFSIYLLAQAVTVPIYGKIADTVGRKPVLLFGIAVFALGSLLCGLASNMVALIVFRAIQGIGAGAVQPMTMVIASDLYTLPERAKVQGYLAGVWAGSAVLGPLIGGAFADFASWRWIFLVNLPLAALAAVMLMRNFTESASRGARGRVDYSGAALLTVGAGALILALLEGGRSWAWYSPVSLGLFGGSVAVLVVFGFAERRAANPILPLWIFTRRVVVAASAVSMLIGAIVLGLTSYVPTFAQGVLGTSATIAGLAVGALTIGWPITASQAGRFYLLLGFRTTALIGSAIAILGCAALLPIGPHASPLLLAGTCFVIGAGMGLVANPTLIAAQTEAAWSERGVVTSATMFARSIGSAVGVAVFGALVNARVGAVDRPDPGELAGAIHLVFVTLLVSSVALFAAAATMPGTSATRASTEPPD; from the coding sequence GTGGCGACCGAAACCGCGCGCCCGTCCGTCGGGCTGCGCTCCGACCGCGGGGCCGTGCTGGCCGCGCTGATGATGTCGACCAGCCTGGTGGCGCTGGACTCGACGATCATCGCGACCGGCGTCCTCACCATCACCGCCGACCTCGGCGGGTTCGCGCTGTTCCCCTGGCTGTTCTCGATCTACCTGCTGGCCCAGGCGGTGACGGTGCCGATCTACGGCAAGATCGCCGACACCGTCGGGCGCAAACCGGTGCTCCTGTTCGGGATCGCGGTGTTCGCGCTGGGCTCGCTGCTGTGCGGCCTGGCGTCGAACATGGTGGCGCTCATCGTGTTCCGCGCGATCCAGGGCATCGGCGCGGGCGCGGTCCAGCCGATGACCATGGTCATCGCGAGCGACCTGTACACGCTGCCCGAACGCGCCAAGGTGCAGGGCTATCTGGCGGGCGTGTGGGCCGGTTCGGCGGTGCTGGGCCCGCTGATCGGCGGCGCCTTCGCCGATTTCGCCAGCTGGCGCTGGATCTTCCTGGTCAACCTCCCCCTCGCGGCACTGGCCGCGGTCATGCTGATGCGCAACTTCACCGAGTCGGCGTCGCGCGGTGCGCGCGGACGGGTCGACTACAGCGGCGCGGCCCTGCTCACCGTGGGCGCGGGCGCGCTGATCCTGGCCTTGCTCGAGGGCGGCCGGTCATGGGCCTGGTACTCCCCCGTCAGCCTCGGGCTGTTCGGCGGCAGCGTGGCGGTGCTGGTGGTCTTCGGGTTCGCCGAGCGCCGGGCCGCGAATCCGATTCTGCCGCTGTGGATCTTCACCCGGCGGGTGGTGGTCGCGGCCAGCGCGGTGTCGATGCTGATCGGCGCGATCGTGCTAGGCCTCACCTCCTATGTGCCGACCTTCGCGCAGGGCGTCCTCGGCACCAGTGCCACGATCGCCGGCCTGGCCGTGGGCGCGCTGACCATCGGCTGGCCCATCACCGCCTCCCAGGCGGGCCGGTTCTACCTGCTCCTCGGCTTCCGCACCACAGCCCTGATCGGCAGCGCGATCGCGATTCTGGGCTGCGCCGCCCTGCTGCCGATCGGCCCGCACGCGAGCCCACTGCTGCTCGCGGGCACCTGTTTCGTGATCGGCGCGGGCATGGGTCTGGTCGCCAATCCCACCCTCATCGCCGCGCAGACCGAGGCGGCGTGGTCCGAACGCGGAGTGGTGACCTCGGCGACCATGTTCGCCCGCTCGATCGGCAGCGCGGTGGGCGTCGCGGTGTTCGGCGCGCTCGTCAACGCGCGGGTCGGCGCCGTCGACCGGCCGGATCCCGGCGAACTCGCCGGAGCGATCCATCTGGTGTTCGTCACCCTGCTGGTGTCGTCGGTCGCACTGTTCGCCGCCGCGGCGACGATGCCGGGAACATCGGCCACCCGCGCATCGACCGAACCTCCGGACTGA
- a CDS encoding IclR family transcriptional regulator, with protein METSSVQTVTRALSALDCFRGGEERGVSEVARAQGLAVSTTHRLLAALVQAGFLEKDATSSRYRMGGALAEYGQIAYRQHKIYLAEPALEQLAATTGANCSVATRHGIHAVLLGTSRWRESDGHELQGVRLPLHASALGKALLAWSEVDDDELRSLPYEEGTERSVSNAAELRAELTATRARGYAFNDRELDPGFRTIGLPVLDPQGRCRFALGVRGPVTLMIDERVPFFVELAKVTAAEIAATFAAAA; from the coding sequence GTGGAGACCTCCAGCGTGCAGACCGTGACCCGGGCCCTGTCGGCACTCGATTGCTTCCGCGGCGGCGAGGAGCGCGGGGTCTCCGAGGTCGCGCGCGCCCAGGGCTTGGCGGTCAGCACCACCCACCGCCTGCTCGCCGCCCTCGTCCAGGCGGGCTTTTTGGAGAAGGACGCCACCTCGAGCCGCTACCGGATGGGCGGCGCCCTGGCCGAATACGGGCAGATCGCCTACCGCCAGCACAAGATCTATCTCGCCGAGCCCGCCCTCGAGCAGCTCGCCGCCACCACCGGCGCCAACTGCTCGGTCGCCACCCGCCACGGCATCCACGCCGTGCTGCTGGGCACCAGCCGCTGGCGCGAGTCCGACGGACACGAACTCCAAGGTGTGCGGCTGCCGCTGCACGCCAGCGCGCTGGGCAAGGCACTGCTCGCCTGGTCCGAGGTCGACGACGACGAATTGCGCTCCCTCCCTTACGAAGAGGGCACCGAGCGCTCGGTCTCCAACGCCGCCGAGCTGCGCGCCGAACTCACCGCCACCCGCGCCCGCGGCTACGCCTTCAACGACCGCGAACTCGACCCGGGCTTCCGCACCATCGGCCTGCCCGTGCTCGACCCCCAGGGGCGGTGCCGCTTCGCGCTCGGCGTGCGCGGCCCGGTCACCTTGATGATCGACGAGCGGGTGCCGTTCTTCGTCGAACTCGCCAAGGTGACCGCCGCCGAGATCGCCGCGACCTTCGCCGCCGCGGCCTAG
- a CDS encoding NrtA/SsuA/CpmA family ABC transporter substrate-binding protein, whose translation MSRRLPAFTRIVLAIAPVVALVAACGSGSTPENSAEASFVLKVTDPGNTGPLAVGKRDGTFDAALAPLGAKIQWVNTTPGFSSNLKLFNTKELDVSGAAFSPVVGALSKDVGVKIVAVADPAGQDQSGIIVSPESGVTSVAGLVGKRIAVNPAGKGEYITLKALAQAGIPADKVTRVPLQQKDAASAFATGKVDAWASFLVPYQEAKAAGGREIATEKSIGSNDNTVVVFRTEVLEQRPDVAAKYLEVLQGLTAKQKAAPAEFENVFEKTGPRALTGDRLADAVRVGSEVTVPRLPAESDAADLADVVNTFADNGVITRRITAADIFYDLRSKLTPEQLAALKEN comes from the coding sequence ATGTCCCGCAGGCTGCCGGCCTTCACGCGGATCGTTCTCGCGATCGCCCCCGTCGTCGCCCTCGTCGCGGCCTGTGGCTCCGGCTCCACGCCCGAGAACAGTGCCGAGGCCTCGTTCGTGCTCAAGGTGACCGACCCGGGCAACACCGGCCCGCTGGCGGTCGGCAAGCGCGACGGCACCTTCGACGCCGCCCTGGCCCCGCTGGGCGCGAAGATCCAGTGGGTCAACACCACACCCGGTTTCAGCTCGAACCTGAAACTGTTCAACACCAAGGAACTCGACGTCTCCGGCGCCGCGTTCAGCCCGGTGGTCGGCGCGCTGTCCAAGGACGTCGGCGTGAAGATCGTCGCCGTGGCCGATCCGGCAGGCCAGGACCAGAGCGGGATCATCGTCAGCCCCGAATCCGGGGTGACCTCGGTGGCCGGGCTGGTCGGCAAGCGGATCGCGGTCAACCCGGCGGGCAAGGGCGAGTACATCACCCTGAAAGCCCTGGCGCAGGCCGGGATCCCGGCCGACAAGGTCACCCGGGTACCGCTGCAGCAGAAGGACGCGGCCTCGGCGTTCGCCACCGGCAAGGTCGACGCGTGGGCCTCGTTCCTGGTGCCCTACCAGGAGGCCAAGGCCGCGGGTGGGCGCGAGATCGCCACCGAGAAGTCGATCGGCTCCAACGACAACACCGTCGTGGTGTTCCGCACCGAGGTGCTCGAGCAGCGGCCCGACGTCGCCGCCAAGTACCTGGAAGTGCTGCAGGGACTCACCGCGAAGCAGAAGGCCGCACCCGCCGAGTTCGAGAACGTCTTCGAGAAGACCGGCCCGCGCGCCCTCACCGGTGACCGCCTCGCCGACGCCGTCCGGGTGGGCAGCGAGGTGACCGTGCCGCGCCTGCCCGCCGAGTCCGACGCCGCCGACCTGGCCGACGTGGTGAACACCTTCGCCGACAACGGCGTGATCACCCGCCGGATCACCGCCGCCGACATCTTCTACGACCTGCGCTCCAAGCTCACCCCCGAACAGCTCGCCGCGCTGAAGGAAAACTGA
- a CDS encoding ABC transporter permease, which translates to MTTLALAPPRARVTRQRPRWLSLGLRAALPVAVVLAWWAGSASGAISPRVIAGPGAVWSAFLELLDSGQLVDFALASFGRAAAGVALGVSVGLILGLLSGLSALGEELVDSTMQIVRAVPFLALVPLFISWFGIDELYKVLLIAVATTAPMYAYTYLGVRNVDRKMVEAARSFGLGGTRLVVEVIVPAALPGILMALRVCLSISITGLIAAEQVGTQQGVGYLVTLAQEYNRTDYMVLCVVLYALLGLVFDALVRLAERYAMPWRKQVAIR; encoded by the coding sequence ATGACCACCCTCGCACTGGCGCCACCCCGCGCGCGGGTCACCCGGCAGCGGCCGCGGTGGCTCTCGCTGGGCCTGCGCGCCGCCCTGCCCGTCGCCGTCGTGCTGGCGTGGTGGGCGGGATCGGCGAGCGGGGCCATCTCCCCGCGCGTCATCGCCGGGCCGGGCGCGGTCTGGTCGGCGTTCCTGGAACTGCTCGACAGCGGGCAGCTGGTCGACTTCGCCCTCGCCTCGTTCGGCCGCGCCGCCGCCGGTGTGGCGCTGGGAGTCTCGGTGGGACTGATCCTCGGACTGCTGTCGGGGCTGTCCGCGCTCGGTGAGGAACTCGTCGACTCGACCATGCAGATCGTGCGCGCCGTGCCCTTCCTCGCCCTGGTGCCGCTGTTCATCTCCTGGTTCGGCATCGACGAGCTGTACAAGGTGCTGCTCATCGCGGTGGCCACCACCGCGCCGATGTACGCCTACACCTATCTCGGGGTGCGCAATGTCGACCGCAAGATGGTCGAGGCGGCCCGCAGTTTCGGGCTCGGCGGGACCCGGCTGGTCGTCGAGGTGATCGTGCCCGCCGCGCTGCCCGGCATCCTGATGGCGCTGCGGGTGTGCCTGTCGATCAGCATCACCGGCCTGATCGCCGCCGAGCAGGTGGGCACCCAGCAGGGCGTCGGCTACCTGGTGACGCTGGCCCAGGAATACAACCGCACCGACTACATGGTGCTGTGCGTGGTCCTCTACGCGTTGCTCGGTCTGGTGTTCGACGCACTCGTGCGGCTCGCGGAACGCTACGCGATGCCCTGGCGCAAGCAGGTGGCGATCCGATGA
- a CDS encoding ABC transporter ATP-binding protein: MTTTTAAPARPAEQQAPVAVSITGLRKAFGDKTVLDGVDLSIRRGEFVVLLGPSGTGKTTLLRLLTGLEVPDAGEVLVPARRTTVYQEPRLIPSKRVLANVTIGLRRGKTQREAGLRALREVHLDGKAGQWPATLSGGEAQRAALARALVREPELLLLDEPFAALDALTRLQMQDLVGDLVARHRPAVLMVTHDVDEAIRLADRVIILDRGRFAVDEAIDLPHPRDHAATETLRYRTQFLAQLGVGAHPRSTS, translated from the coding sequence ATGACGACGACAACGGCAGCGCCCGCCCGGCCCGCCGAACAGCAGGCGCCGGTGGCGGTCTCGATCACCGGGTTGCGCAAGGCCTTCGGCGACAAGACGGTGCTCGACGGCGTTGACCTGAGCATCCGCCGCGGCGAGTTCGTGGTGCTGCTCGGGCCCAGCGGCACTGGCAAAACCACCCTGCTGCGCCTGCTCACCGGCCTCGAGGTCCCCGACGCGGGCGAGGTGCTGGTGCCGGCCCGGCGCACCACCGTCTACCAGGAGCCGCGGCTGATCCCGTCCAAGCGGGTGCTGGCCAATGTGACCATCGGGCTGCGCCGCGGCAAGACCCAGCGCGAGGCCGGGCTGCGGGCACTGCGTGAAGTCCACCTCGACGGCAAGGCCGGGCAGTGGCCCGCGACCCTGTCCGGCGGCGAGGCCCAGCGCGCCGCCCTGGCCAGGGCGCTGGTCCGGGAACCGGAACTGCTGCTGCTCGACGAGCCGTTCGCCGCCCTCGACGCGCTGACCCGGCTCCAGATGCAGGACCTGGTGGGCGATCTCGTCGCCCGGCACCGGCCCGCCGTCCTCATGGTCACCCACGACGTCGACGAGGCGATCCGGCTCGCCGACCGGGTGATCATCCTCGATCGCGGCCGGTTCGCCGTGGACGAGGCGATCGACCTGCCCCATCCGCGCGACCACGCGGCCACCGAAACCCTCCGCTACCGCACGCAATTCCTCGCCCAGCTCGGCGTCGGAGCACACCCAAGGAGTACGTCATGA
- a CDS encoding ABC transporter substrate-binding protein, protein MTETLWYTRCPVPTASGLAHSLGWLGATAASAGLEFGVLQDAGPELAGHHFLHDLPGLVREGGNVPALAARAQGSPTRLIGLTWIDESQAVLVGPDSPVTEAAQLAGLRVGVPAWAQDQARSFPRAMALHGFANALRPAGLTLADVRVTELEVERDPQVRTEIQSARRSTTWGVAELLDGKVDAIYVKGARAQEVAREHGLRVAVDLDASATKHLRVNNGTPRPITVHADLLDARPDVVIGFLTQSLRAADWAAGDLDGVRAVLQRETLSGPEGVVAAYGADFHRGLHPSLTDERVELLGVQKQFLYTHGFLAADFDLESWVALEPLERAQEIVAAEKVPA, encoded by the coding sequence ATGACCGAAACCCTGTGGTACACCCGCTGCCCCGTGCCGACCGCCAGCGGTCTGGCGCACAGCCTCGGCTGGCTCGGTGCGACCGCGGCGAGCGCCGGCCTCGAATTCGGTGTCCTGCAGGACGCGGGTCCCGAACTCGCGGGCCACCACTTCCTGCACGACCTGCCCGGCCTCGTCCGTGAGGGCGGCAACGTTCCCGCGCTGGCCGCCCGTGCGCAGGGTTCGCCGACGCGGCTGATCGGGCTGACCTGGATCGACGAATCCCAGGCCGTGCTGGTCGGGCCCGACTCGCCGGTCACCGAGGCCGCGCAGCTGGCGGGCCTGCGGGTCGGGGTGCCCGCGTGGGCCCAGGACCAGGCCCGCAGCTTCCCCCGGGCGATGGCTCTGCACGGCTTCGCCAACGCGCTGCGCCCGGCGGGGCTGACCCTGGCCGACGTCCGGGTCACCGAACTCGAGGTCGAGCGGGATCCGCAGGTGCGCACCGAGATCCAGTCCGCTCGCCGGTCCACCACCTGGGGCGTCGCCGAACTGCTCGACGGCAAGGTCGACGCGATCTACGTCAAGGGTGCCCGCGCCCAGGAGGTGGCCAGGGAACACGGCCTGCGCGTCGCGGTCGACCTGGACGCCTCGGCCACCAAGCACCTGCGCGTGAACAACGGCACGCCGCGCCCGATCACCGTGCACGCCGACCTGCTCGACGCCCGCCCGGACGTGGTGATCGGCTTCCTGACGCAGAGTCTGCGCGCCGCCGACTGGGCCGCGGGCGACCTCGACGGCGTTCGCGCGGTGCTGCAGCGCGAAACCCTGTCCGGCCCCGAGGGTGTCGTCGCCGCTTACGGCGCCGACTTCCATCGCGGCCTGCACCCGTCGCTGACCGACGAACGTGTCGAGCTGCTCGGCGTGCAGAAGCAGTTCCTCTACACCCACGGTTTCCTGGCCGCCGACTTCGACCTCGAATCCTGGGTAGCCCTTGAGCCGTTGGAGCGTGCCCAGGAGATCGTCGCCGCCGAGAAGGTGCCCGCATGA
- a CDS encoding LLM class flavin-dependent oxidoreductase: MSEFVWKLPSRGDGRRARPDLRGRGGFGPDRPATATTDVRPGRFGPFDDLAQIVDAAELSGFDGVLAPYDPLGEESWIVAGAALRATRYARVTVEFQPGFGTPVYAAKLSSTLQRHSAGRLNWQLAVDTDAEDAYARGDRVDGDDRYARAAEFLTVARGVWNENEVGAAGFAGTGFDYAGQYFDVIDGGFRGILSGLPFPTVHLSGTSPAALALAAAHGDVHVFGEEPDGISRAAAELGERAAAAGRQVRVALDLPIIARETEDEAWARVHRQWDELGRPDSADRHALGDGRWAGFDALGYDRRIGLVGSYEQVARQLAVYEVAGIDTFVLSGHPHIEEIHRAGEHLLFLADPAGRTLTTAQELTA, from the coding sequence ATGAGCGAGTTCGTCTGGAAGCTGCCCAGCCGTGGCGACGGCCGCCGCGCCCGGCCGGACCTGCGCGGGCGCGGCGGGTTCGGCCCGGACCGGCCCGCGACGGCGACCACCGATGTGCGGCCCGGCCGGTTCGGTCCGTTCGACGACCTGGCCCAGATCGTCGACGCGGCGGAACTGAGCGGATTCGACGGAGTGCTCGCCCCCTACGACCCGCTCGGTGAGGAATCCTGGATCGTGGCGGGCGCGGCCCTGCGCGCCACCCGCTACGCGCGGGTCACCGTCGAATTCCAGCCCGGCTTCGGCACTCCGGTGTACGCGGCCAAACTGTCCTCGACCCTGCAACGGCACTCGGCCGGACGGCTGAACTGGCAGCTCGCCGTGGACACCGACGCCGAGGACGCGTACGCCAGGGGCGACCGCGTCGACGGCGACGACCGCTACGCGCGTGCCGCGGAGTTCCTCACCGTCGCGCGCGGCGTGTGGAACGAGAACGAGGTCGGTGCCGCCGGATTCGCCGGCACCGGCTTCGACTACGCCGGACAGTACTTCGACGTCATCGACGGCGGGTTCCGCGGCATCCTGTCCGGCCTGCCCTTCCCGACGGTGCACCTGAGCGGTACCTCGCCCGCCGCGCTGGCGCTCGCGGCCGCGCACGGTGACGTGCACGTGTTCGGTGAGGAACCCGACGGAATCTCGCGCGCCGCCGCCGAACTCGGCGAGCGTGCCGCGGCGGCCGGCAGGCAGGTCCGTGTCGCACTGGACCTGCCGATCATCGCCAGGGAGACCGAGGACGAAGCCTGGGCGCGGGTGCACCGGCAGTGGGACGAGCTGGGCCGCCCCGACTCCGCGGACCGCCACGCCCTCGGCGACGGGCGCTGGGCCGGCTTCGACGCGCTCGGCTACGACCGGCGCATCGGCCTGGTCGGCAGTTACGAGCAGGTGGCCCGGCAGCTGGCGGTCTACGAGGTCGCCGGCATCGACACCTTCGTGCTGTCCGGTCATCCCCACATCGAGGAGATCCACCGGGCCGGGGAACACCTGCTGTTCCTGGCCGACCCGGCCGGCCGCACCCTCACCACCGCGCAGGAGCTCACCGCATGA
- a CDS encoding LLM class flavin-dependent oxidoreductase — translation MTIDVYWRIGMEGDHASMRTPRRYNRGNAGGYGPGNIAPAIRGGALDAYSYLDHVAAVAKASESAGFLGGLLPSFPVTDDPWAVAAALAAETTTYRFMVAFQPGFLHPVQAARMSASLQRATGGRLVYNIISGGGGPAQLWWGDKVAHDDRYARTSEFLDVLRGVWDGEPYDHDGRFFRTEGAALPPGLAGQPFPEVYFSGSSGAAVSAAGRHADYYLSWLEPFADLRAKFDGVRRNAEKLGRTPKFAVRIDIVARHTEEAAWAEIEKGWAFVDRDAANRAAQGDSVGAARITGWVPETITGYRDLEVQPNVWCGFSLIRGGPAFGLVGSYEQVAQRLDELIELGVDAFILAGNPHLEEAYRVGEEVLPLLGRSRLTTPATDTVLATAR, via the coding sequence ATGACCATCGACGTCTACTGGCGCATCGGCATGGAAGGCGACCACGCCTCGATGCGCACCCCGCGCCGCTACAACCGCGGCAACGCCGGCGGTTACGGGCCGGGCAATATCGCGCCCGCCATCCGCGGCGGCGCGCTGGACGCCTACAGCTATCTCGACCACGTCGCCGCCGTCGCCAAGGCCTCCGAATCGGCGGGGTTCCTCGGCGGGCTGCTGCCCTCGTTCCCTGTGACCGACGACCCGTGGGCGGTTGCCGCCGCCCTGGCCGCCGAGACCACCACCTACCGGTTCATGGTCGCCTTCCAGCCCGGCTTCCTGCACCCGGTGCAGGCGGCCCGGATGTCGGCGAGCCTGCAGCGCGCGACCGGCGGCAGGCTGGTCTACAACATCATCAGCGGCGGCGGGGGACCGGCGCAGCTGTGGTGGGGCGACAAGGTCGCCCACGACGACCGCTACGCCCGCACCAGCGAATTCCTCGACGTCCTGCGCGGGGTATGGGACGGCGAACCCTACGACCACGACGGCCGCTTCTTCCGCACCGAGGGCGCCGCGCTCCCACCCGGCCTGGCCGGGCAGCCGTTCCCGGAGGTGTACTTCTCCGGCTCCTCGGGTGCCGCCGTGTCCGCGGCGGGCCGCCACGCCGACTACTACCTGTCCTGGCTCGAGCCGTTCGCCGACCTGCGCGCCAAGTTCGACGGCGTCCGCCGCAATGCCGAAAAACTGGGTCGCACACCGAAGTTCGCGGTGCGGATCGACATCGTCGCCCGGCACACCGAGGAGGCGGCCTGGGCCGAGATCGAGAAGGGCTGGGCCTTCGTCGACCGCGATGCCGCCAACCGCGCCGCCCAGGGCGACTCGGTGGGCGCGGCCAGGATCACGGGCTGGGTGCCCGAAACCATCACCGGCTACCGCGATCTGGAAGTCCAGCCCAACGTCTGGTGCGGCTTCAGCCTGATCCGCGGCGGACCGGCTTTCGGCCTGGTCGGCAGCTACGAACAGGTCGCCCAGCGCCTCGACGAGCTCATCGAACTCGGCGTCGACGCCTTCATCCTCGCGGGCAACCCGCACCTGGAGGAGGCCTACCGGGTCGGTGAGGAAGTACTGCCGCTGCTCGGCCGCTCCCGGCTCACCACCCCCGCCACCGACACCGTCCTCGCGACGGCCCGATAA
- a CDS encoding class II aldolase/adducin family protein, which produces MTTTETRLPEAVAAFAEAATRDAETAFRVFRETGTVTGNGTVNFVERVPGEEIAVALNEPGPWASDRTIAPVIATFDGEVLSGTGSAGFVTGYAKVFRAHPEITSVVHIHTPWLGGWAQTHRTLPIRYAASQRLTLSREIPPHIDRSIGAGDFILDKLTTDPHLVAIFEANGGANVIGRAGLLELAKFVVLLEEGAQYQAIAETLGGSVEFDPSNLAVQWSRSGLADEARRLGLIGDAR; this is translated from the coding sequence ATGACCACCACCGAAACCCGGCTGCCGGAGGCCGTCGCGGCCTTCGCCGAAGCGGCCACCCGCGACGCCGAGACCGCCTTCCGGGTCTTCCGCGAGACCGGCACCGTCACCGGCAACGGCACCGTCAACTTCGTCGAGCGCGTCCCCGGCGAGGAGATCGCCGTCGCTCTCAACGAACCGGGCCCCTGGGCGAGCGATCGCACCATCGCGCCGGTGATCGCCACCTTCGACGGAGAGGTGCTCTCCGGCACGGGATCCGCCGGATTCGTCACCGGCTACGCCAAGGTGTTCCGCGCGCACCCGGAGATCACCTCCGTCGTGCACATCCACACCCCGTGGCTGGGCGGGTGGGCCCAGACCCACCGCACCCTGCCCATCCGCTACGCCGCCTCCCAGCGCCTGACCCTGTCCCGGGAGATCCCGCCACACATCGACCGCAGCATCGGCGCGGGCGACTTCATCCTGGACAAGCTCACCACCGACCCGCACCTGGTCGCCATCTTCGAGGCCAACGGCGGCGCCAATGTGATCGGCCGCGCCGGACTGCTGGAGCTGGCCAAGTTCGTCGTCCTGCTGGAGGAAGGCGCCCAGTACCAGGCGATCGCCGAAACCCTGGGCGGCTCGGTCGAATTCGATCCGTCCAACCTGGCGGTGCAGTGGAGCCGCAGCGGCCTGGCCGACGAGGCCCGTCGCCTCGGCCTGATCGGAGACGCCCGATGA
- a CDS encoding ABC transporter substrate-binding protein, whose amino-acid sequence MSLRVGYFPHNNSLFVLRHRGILERAIPDVEWVDLRALPQAERVDPKTALPGEHSDWLFTDGGYDIIGTGFTPPLTALANQRDIVYLGISGPRVENGRLVATAASGITSAADLKGKRVGIAHGSWQTTLLLFALDRVGLTWADVEPVDVDVRGGGSALLSGDLDAWVGTYPGLREVEAATELTTLVDTASVFSHPSLWFTRRDLADTDPAAVRAVLAALQESDAWITANPRAAARYFVDDAHARGLPADLDAWDAALRGRPFGVRPVSEEFLDEQQRAADLLAANGLLPRTIDVRSAVLPWVGAAVNEAESAAV is encoded by the coding sequence ATGAGCCTGCGCGTCGGCTACTTCCCGCACAACAACTCGCTGTTCGTGCTGCGGCACCGCGGCATCCTCGAACGCGCGATCCCCGACGTCGAGTGGGTCGACCTGCGCGCGCTGCCGCAGGCAGAACGCGTCGACCCGAAGACCGCGCTGCCCGGCGAACACTCCGACTGGCTGTTCACCGACGGCGGCTACGACATCATCGGCACCGGCTTCACCCCGCCGCTGACCGCGCTGGCCAACCAGCGCGACATCGTCTATCTCGGCATCTCCGGGCCGCGCGTGGAGAACGGACGGCTGGTCGCCACCGCGGCGAGCGGCATCACCTCCGCCGCCGACCTGAAGGGCAAGCGAGTCGGCATCGCGCACGGCTCCTGGCAGACCACGCTGTTGCTGTTCGCCCTCGATCGGGTCGGTCTGACCTGGGCCGACGTCGAGCCGGTCGACGTCGACGTGCGGGGCGGCGGCTCGGCGCTGCTGTCCGGCGACCTGGACGCCTGGGTCGGCACCTACCCGGGTCTGCGGGAGGTCGAAGCGGCGACCGAACTCACCACCCTGGTCGACACCGCCTCGGTGTTCAGCCACCCGTCGCTGTGGTTCACCCGCCGCGACCTCGCCGACACCGACCCGGCCGCCGTGCGGGCCGTGCTCGCGGCGCTGCAGGAATCCGACGCCTGGATCACCGCGAATCCGCGTGCGGCGGCGCGGTATTTCGTCGACGACGCGCACGCGCGTGGCCTGCCCGCCGACCTGGACGCCTGGGATGCGGCCCTGCGCGGCCGCCCGTTCGGCGTGCGTCCGGTGAGCGAGGAATTCCTCGACGAACAGCAGCGTGCCGCCGACCTGCTCGCCGCCAACGGCCTGCTGCCCCGCACGATCGACGTGCGCTCGGCGGTGCTGCCCTGGGTGGGCGCGGCGGTCAACGAGGCGGAGTCCGCCGCCGTCTGA
- a CDS encoding NAD-dependent epimerase/dehydratase family protein, translating into MRIFLAGATGVIGTRLLPLLIGAGHEVAGTTRSPGNAAALRAAGAVPVVLDVYDAPALAAAVTEFAPELVMHQLTDLPDDAAELAARGAANARIRTEGTANLLAAAAAAGVRRFLAQSIAWEPAGGRGAVIASHESAVLDAGGVVVRYGQFYGPGTYYETTPPAHPRIHVDAAAVRTMELLDAPSGTVVVAEPD; encoded by the coding sequence GTGCGTATCTTTCTCGCCGGCGCCACGGGCGTCATCGGAACGCGATTGCTGCCGCTGCTGATCGGCGCGGGCCACGAGGTGGCCGGTACCACGCGCTCGCCCGGCAACGCGGCAGCTCTCCGCGCGGCGGGCGCCGTGCCCGTCGTCCTCGACGTCTACGACGCGCCCGCGCTCGCCGCGGCGGTCACCGAGTTCGCGCCCGAACTCGTCATGCACCAGCTCACCGACCTCCCCGACGACGCCGCCGAGCTGGCCGCGCGCGGGGCGGCGAACGCGCGTATCCGCACCGAGGGCACCGCGAATCTGCTCGCGGCGGCGGCCGCGGCCGGTGTGCGGCGGTTTCTCGCGCAGAGCATCGCCTGGGAGCCCGCGGGTGGTCGGGGTGCGGTGATCGCGTCGCACGAGTCGGCGGTGCTCGACGCCGGCGGCGTGGTGGTGCGCTACGGCCAGTTCTACGGTCCCGGAACGTATTACGAGACGACGCCACCGGCTCACCCCCGCATCCACGTCGATGCGGCCGCCGTCCGCACGATGGAGCTGCTCGACGCGCCGTCCGGCACGGTCGTCGTCGCCGAACCCGACTAG